One part of the Roseomonas gilardii genome encodes these proteins:
- a CDS encoding ArgE/DapE family deacylase yields MTLDPGLRRAILDATASLEADSVERLARLVRCPSTLGQEQGALDEMARNFEALGLAPRRVPTDPAALKDHPGFSPPLIPYDGRDNVVAVFTPRERRGRSLALQGHVDVVPEGAADLWVTPPYEPSVRNGRMYGRGAGDMKAGIVSYLTAFEALRRAGVQPAAEVQMQAVIEEECTGNGALAAMLALPRTDAVIIPEPGPGFAAVYSAEVGVIWAWVTVTGRPTHVREMHAGVNAIEAAGIIAAGFKEYEAEMNRAERVHASFHGVNHPVNVNLGSFEGGEWNSSVPTRARIGLRVGVMVGYPAAQAKADIEALVAKLAADTRLRGAQVKLEFKGFHAEGCVFDMQSDIVRLAKRHYAASAGEELRHYAASGLTDGRFFTLYQGTPSAVFGPDAQDIHGIDESVGLASMHDITRTIALTMAEWCGVEPLAPGARA; encoded by the coding sequence ATGACGCTCGATCCCGGCCTCCGCCGCGCGATCCTGGACGCCACCGCCTCGCTGGAAGCGGATTCCGTCGAGCGTCTGGCGCGCCTCGTGCGCTGCCCCTCCACGCTGGGCCAGGAGCAGGGTGCCCTCGACGAGATGGCCCGCAACTTCGAGGCGCTGGGCCTCGCCCCGCGCCGCGTGCCCACCGATCCGGCGGCCCTGAAGGACCATCCCGGATTCTCGCCGCCGCTGATCCCCTATGACGGGCGCGACAATGTCGTGGCGGTCTTCACCCCGCGCGAACGGCGCGGCCGCAGCCTCGCCTTGCAGGGCCATGTGGACGTGGTGCCGGAAGGCGCGGCGGACCTGTGGGTCACGCCGCCCTATGAGCCGTCGGTGCGGAACGGGCGGATGTACGGGCGCGGCGCCGGTGACATGAAGGCCGGGATCGTCTCCTACCTCACCGCCTTCGAGGCGCTGCGCCGGGCCGGCGTGCAGCCCGCCGCCGAGGTGCAGATGCAGGCGGTGATCGAGGAGGAATGCACCGGCAACGGCGCGCTCGCCGCCATGCTGGCCCTGCCGCGCACGGATGCCGTGATCATCCCGGAGCCCGGCCCTGGCTTCGCCGCCGTCTATTCCGCCGAGGTCGGCGTGATCTGGGCCTGGGTCACCGTCACCGGCCGCCCGACCCATGTGCGGGAGATGCATGCCGGCGTGAATGCCATCGAGGCCGCCGGGATCATCGCCGCCGGCTTCAAGGAGTACGAGGCGGAGATGAACCGCGCCGAGCGCGTGCACGCCTCCTTCCACGGCGTGAACCACCCGGTGAACGTCAATCTCGGCAGCTTCGAGGGCGGGGAGTGGAACTCCTCCGTGCCGACGCGGGCGCGGATCGGGCTGCGGGTCGGCGTCATGGTCGGCTATCCGGCAGCGCAGGCGAAGGCGGATATCGAGGCGCTGGTGGCAAAGCTCGCCGCCGACACGCGGCTGCGCGGCGCGCAGGTGAAGCTGGAATTCAAGGGCTTCCATGCCGAAGGCTGCGTCTTCGACATGCAGAGCGACATCGTGCGCCTCGCCAAGCGGCATTACGCGGCTTCGGCGGGCGAGGAACTGCGCCACTATGCCGCCTCCGGGCTGACCGACGGGCGCTTCTTCACCCTCTACCAGGGCACGCCCTCGGCGGTCTTCGGCCCCGACGCACAGGACATCCACGGCATCGACGAGAGCGTCGGCCTCGCCAGCATGCACGACATCACCCGCACCATCGCCCTGACCATGGCCGAGTGGTGCGGCGTCGAACCCCTCGCGCCAGGAGCCCGCGCATGA
- a CDS encoding integration host factor subunit alpha, whose amino-acid sequence MQTVTRAHLADAIYAQVGLSRNESAALLEDVLERISASLAAGHPVKLSAFGTFTVRQKAQRVGRNPKTGIEVPISPRRVLSFRASQVLKARINGDSLPADGEADSQDDY is encoded by the coding sequence ATGCAGACCGTCACGCGCGCGCATCTCGCAGACGCGATCTACGCGCAGGTGGGACTGTCCCGGAACGAGAGTGCCGCGCTCCTGGAGGATGTCCTGGAACGGATCTCGGCCAGCCTCGCGGCGGGCCATCCGGTGAAGCTCTCCGCCTTCGGCACCTTCACCGTCCGCCAGAAGGCCCAGCGCGTCGGACGCAACCCGAAGACCGGGATCGAGGTGCCGATCTCGCCCCGCCGCGTCCTGTCCTTCCGGGCGAGTCAGGTGCTCAAGGCACGCATCAACGGCGATTCCCTGCCAGCGGATGGGGAGGCCGATTCCCAGGATGATTACTGA
- a CDS encoding beta-ketoacyl-ACP synthase III, whose amino-acid sequence MRAIIAGTGGYLPERALSNEELARAYGLDTSDEWIRERTGIRQRHIAAEGETASSMGAAAALRALEQAGIAAAEVDAVIVATSTPDSAFPSTAALIQAAIGAPSGIAFDLSAACTGFVYALGMAESLMRGGQARTVLVIGTEVYSRIVDWSDRGTCVLFGDGAGAAVLRASEDADRGLLSWHLHADGRFADILHVEGGAGSTGGPGLLRMAGREVFRHAVSKLAAVVDEALTANGLDRSDVQWLVPHQANLRIIEAMGKKLGLPRERVVVTVDRHANTSAASIPLALAEATRDGRIARGDLVLMEAIGGGLTWGAALARY is encoded by the coding sequence ATGCGCGCCATCATCGCCGGGACCGGCGGCTACCTGCCCGAACGTGCCCTCAGCAACGAGGAACTGGCCCGGGCCTATGGGCTCGACACCTCGGATGAATGGATCCGCGAGCGCACCGGCATCCGCCAGCGCCATATCGCCGCAGAGGGGGAGACGGCCTCCTCCATGGGCGCGGCGGCGGCGCTGCGGGCGCTGGAGCAGGCGGGGATCGCGGCCGCCGAAGTGGATGCGGTGATCGTCGCCACCTCGACCCCGGACAGCGCCTTTCCCTCCACGGCGGCGCTGATCCAGGCGGCGATCGGCGCGCCGTCCGGAATCGCCTTCGATCTCTCCGCCGCCTGCACCGGCTTCGTCTATGCGCTGGGCATGGCGGAATCCCTGATGCGCGGCGGCCAGGCCCGCACCGTGCTGGTGATCGGCACGGAGGTCTATTCCCGCATCGTGGACTGGTCCGACCGCGGCACCTGCGTGCTGTTCGGCGACGGCGCCGGCGCGGCGGTGCTGCGTGCCTCCGAGGATGCGGATCGCGGGCTGCTCTCCTGGCACCTGCACGCGGATGGGCGCTTCGCCGACATCCTGCATGTCGAGGGCGGGGCCGGCAGCACCGGCGGCCCCGGCCTGCTGCGCATGGCGGGGCGCGAGGTCTTCCGCCACGCCGTCTCCAAGCTCGCCGCCGTGGTGGACGAAGCCCTGACGGCCAATGGGCTGGACCGTTCCGACGTGCAGTGGCTGGTGCCCCACCAGGCCAATCTCCGCATCATCGAGGCCATGGGCAAGAAGCTCGGCCTGCCGCGCGAACGGGTGGTGGTGACCGTGGACCGGCACGCCAACACCTCCGCCGCCTCGATCCCGCTGGCCCTGGCCGAAGCCACCCGCGATGGCCGCATCGCGCGGGGCGACCTCGTGCTGATGGAGGCCATCGGCGGCGGCCTGACCTGGGGCGCGGCGCTGGCGCGCTACTAA